GCCGGGGTAACGTCATCGGGATCGATGAGAACGAAGTGGAGCTTCTCCCTTTCAAGCTTCTCGTGGATGTAGGATTCCACCCTTCCCAGTTCAAGCTTCATCTTTCCCACCGGGATTTATAGCTTCCTCCTCGCTTTTAACCCTTACCCACTCAAGGTTAAACCCCTCGAGTATGCCGGTTAAAAAGGCGTCGGGCTCCGCCTTGAACCTGTAGAGGTTGCTCTTCACGCCGACGTCTCCCGCACCAAAGCCGTTCACCGGTTCGCCGAACCTCGAGACCTCCAGGGAAAGCCTCTCCTCGAGTTTAACGTCGCTCGGTATCATGTAGGCCCTGAGAAGCTGGGCCTTCCTGAGGAGGAAATCTATGTGCCAGTGGAGTTTTTTGTTCCTTCTGAAGTGTCTTGCAACCCGCTTCTCGAGGGAGTTCATGGCGGAACCGACGTAAACGTAGTAGCCGGCTTTCAGGCGAAACCTCCTGCCCCTGGTCCTCACCTCCGTCTCCGCGGGCAGGCGTATTACGAGAAAGTAGGAACCCCTCATGGGAGGGGCTCTCACTCAGGGTTTATAAACCTATTAACGAAGTCCCGCTGGTGTGGACGATGGACGAAAGGAAAAAGAAGCGCCCCGTGGATGATTTCGCATGGCAGGAGTACGAGAGGGATGAGTTTGAGGAACGTTTTCCGGCCCTGGCGAGGGAGCTTGAGGACGAAGGCCTTGAGATAGAAGCCTACAGAACCGGGGAAGATGAAACCTCCGGGGAGGAACCGGTGGACTTTTCAGGTTACAGGCCGACGGTCATAGATTTCCTGAGAAGATGCGAAACGGACGATGAGGCGATGGAGATAATCAACTGGATGGAG
The window above is part of the Thermococcus sp. P6 genome. Proteins encoded here:
- a CDS encoding DUF123 domain-containing protein, which produces MRGSYFLVIRLPAETEVRTRGRRFRLKAGYYVYVGSAMNSLEKRVARHFRRNKKLHWHIDFLLRKAQLLRAYMIPSDVKLEERLSLEVSRFGEPVNGFGAGDVGVKSNLYRFKAEPDAFLTGILEGFNLEWVRVKSEEEAINPGGKDEA
- a CDS encoding DUF2095 family protein yields the protein MDERKKKRPVDDFAWQEYERDEFEERFPALARELEDEGLEIEAYRTGEDETSGEEPVDFSGYRPTVIDFLRRCETDDEAMEIINWMEDRGEITHEMAKDLRLTLVRKGVRAFGPKKEWGWYERHGRRH